A window of the Mycobacteriales bacterium genome harbors these coding sequences:
- a CDS encoding calcium-binding protein, producing MSRNRRFFRPASRSLLASVVAVATGVAYVGISVPISPATAADNDTESLIALWDQLEGFVPSLAGVGALGASLPGLGVAPGSASGLGLEDALAEARTSVLGEFATATTVNDLISRIHNKSGPIAGGRQISFTAVKDGSQPKIDVTVSIDRVDAPASLDVLGDEPLGAGYPPFSLTSDGGVELDLGLDMSFSLLYTAGSSAASAISPPVATVSLGADFGDAVDVPAGVGILGVVLGDASEFDLDGSLSIAFDDPDNDGRLAFDNPSTVTPLDGELSAAGAGAGLATASITAGTVTGSLDVEAAPDSGLGFSLPGATGTVGLVGDLPAGTLDVTIPTGSFDAVKAFLTLTTRDLAQGLASAVSTVLSMQNATDLELPFMRGDYASAIAAVKDIQSYLEANVPEAEAGETPGRPTFSSLQALLKGLDDVGAGEGLEIGGISFDSTAGAERLAFTITATNDGAEVDLNPIESPLSGDANYTDTQLIDSAADFTADLIGRTVTAGGASGLIASVPNATTLTLSATPFFVEEEPAAPAPDVLWKGGRPADGSSYSVAAADPKVGAVEFADELGDPASGAITNANAISAVAKVTPTFELTLPLVLDLSPPSTSDCDPSTGTAVCPHSYVSNGITEIINSLPRTADRFLLDVDAFALTADADIETSVDIEAKVGFLAVKIDGDLKTCTRKDTPEPTCPATPTTDNDLLTVGIKPIAGYADGLVPLSVFVERLGDAITADADGEDAAAAILDIAVEGQAYADLQISVPGSASFFGGGASAGVTISMPDITDPLDVDVTPTGSLGDLGSFDLDTSNPLALFGAVLAALQEVSSKVSSFEGAGALDTDLPLLGRSFNDVVGSGASGGGDGVAYTPGTGGTTLTDSSKSFNESYVGRTVLVGSKEAVVVSVPGGTGSSVIISPALAPAPEDLPADGTPYTMSSELQGLINLLENTPSDDLQSLLDLLADQLGVTPDGNSGATFNVVPGTSGDPDALRIDLSWFRGYESELPLDFAFDLGGSRSLVGAQGSGLLDVTVTGEVKLGLLIPLDATTLANPVAALRIDPTTSSVKAAIDVDGDGARLSANLGPFQISLGNPDENAEAGTELQAGLAVALDSDQTSPQTIGDFITNLNAPDITTSGADCASDDTDVPLAFCAVLPTYLNGQPVTADGNDNPSFIVRLPLGADLPSTFSLSGALSDSKPRFEAPDGLAAALAEAALNLSAFGDGFFGYLEFLESALRTASFEGKLPLIGKDLQAGSAFIDDLGARMQTALGGIDPTATSAGQLREFLKTKVEPNMPRFGDFDFDVECVEGASLGAIGKPDVTPTSDGTDDQTYRYKIVAFAVTDGVNVDTKPSAGSDPVLNKATLDATDNKNKVEWTKDDKADGYKVYRAVGAGVPGDSDYKLLTTIADGTVETYTDDGTHPPTDDLVPSTTEPCPDDTPADQVKGFTLAIDLRQGDVQPGGGCEDGTGVGYRDESDKACLGGNVPFDIGIPGLALRSTEDTVTSGFGIDVGWELHLKIGLNREDGFFVQTQDRAEPEFQLGADVSTGDLQAQIAFINIDKTDGPASTAPDVAALFAIDLKDGAGADDCHAPNADADTDTPAVACVAKQEPRLTFSDIQDASSITDLVKPLLTANVDLDWHLAARPGTGSAMPGIHTNFRLLWGWTSDAPTDLDGLSIAFNDVSIDAGELLGNVIKPIIQQVVDVLKPVQPVLDVLFERVPVLSDLAEAVGGDPITIASLAEAFNTLAGGPDIGPFLEVVKNIRDLLKAIGGDCPTDAPCIDIGDFQLLAPKAVSTDANPATADSLINKTGGGYNVQEDLVDDVNGTSTAAIDNNKADDDHMGFTFPFLENPESVFGILVGQDVDLVKFDSGDLSIGFDFQQSFGPVYAPPPVNIVVGGGASVTLRIVAGFDTYGIRKAIEIGKPTVGILDSLFFYTTDDAGTPLPVVQFEGYLQAGASLNLVIIEVGVVGGVKLTINFYWNDPTNDGKFRFLEFLATALRNPICLFNVGGELSLFIKVFITLGISPFSTTFDFTLVEVTLLEFNLKPNCTPPPPKLGGVSGDTLYLFAGKWGGHEQRAPGYGADYPFAANGADEKWVVRQYKAKLAFDPDDDGPKPEQSAEDAKITVTALGITEEFPDTGINNVVLDGEGYAGALQVTFNGGNAASPFDKSVVVATGDGKDVVRTGIGNAVIDTGGEMDQVTTLERTDLTTAVDTKTALVSGGLGPDVITVGNGKNTVLGDKGLALKRAEGTVDVTTAEPGPVSVPLTKPLLGTTHTAPDEPGADVSGGAADQISAGLGGSKIYGNDGDDRIGTANDSPQAALAENADDPTPFLAKTNRIVGGAGSDKIKSGSASDTIFTGLEVEIGEDDFGDGDTGGDTSSHENSVDTGAGSDTVYGSEAKDFVTTHSLVVDGEPQTATVFGGDNDDVIIGGLGTDEIFGGPGNDYLVAGPATVSSDTPVADQLGNARRVEQQPIVGVASQKLLVGGGGDDRIYGVDGPAEIHGDHSDIACPVPAEDRDYVSQAPEENPVTGDTPLPAGLESNWDGTDLVLGGEGVDLVNAGGENDFVYGYGADDQLCGSGGDDTIFAGNDEDSIFAGSGDDKAYGENDTDEVFGNDGADSLFGQLGTDRIEGGAGSDFASGGDASDLVIGGSSKTGLADAGDQLYGDEGEDVLIGDNADSPSISSYPEDLETADGLVAFAGTDYVYGGNGNDLAYGGLEGDFVYGGNGDDDLEGNGGSDDVFGELGADNIIGGSSQIPLDVGQNSIGQPDVGDDLFGGTSEDVIAGDNAVLLRTGTFTDITLGRPAAAARNIRLLDLGYSPDLDNSGGDTISGGPDPDVILGQDDEDLIHGDDGDDYAEGGQDNDTVYGDGGEDDLVGGGHVVHNGSGQERDGQLDAGDTIYGGDAGDVVLGDNGQVLRNQADKSDITENRGITARTIEIYDLVSAGPEANTSGADWLLGQDEADVLLGQSGTDRITGGAAQDYAEGGPDADWVEGNTGRDDLLGGSSTTVGDNTGRDAIGQPDTFDVVWGQEGDDLVIGDNAVVSRVGDPHELTVRIGTDDLTGALTGSLTDGRAIQLLDLGGEIDSAGTLVTPAGQYGDDWLSGQNGVDVVLGQDGADKISGGSADDYAEGQGAGDSMLGDDDLVGVPVDPVPATVANEWPGLATADYDADGGVDGQDELIGGKSEVGFRDGDDVIKGNGESDFVLGDNGTAVRDTEGLPTALVDRPYALRYASPTPANAAKIREADSNFPSTRFCNAALALCERGGASGADQLFGNAGDDFLYGQDGADVIWGGSEDDDIYGELGDDRLFGEAGDDAILGDRGGVRDRFETGGEAFNLSVTQVPKVSYEGFSAGSVTRITDLLHDVNGDVFVGAGAGDKMPHNGLEEGGVDRIRGGLDDDSIHAGFGDDLANGDSGGDAVFGDDGADLLWGGKGCDDSAPNEATNRPYCYPSGVFDPAPHLAGGETNPAVTDYVVGGKGGTSPESLAGSSGSDILDWRPRGTYEPGTGCTDNAWPVDLAPVGKKGTSTTIDPCSWFEMTDIHDAITTNNQHHQGVDWQYGGWDRDVMQADVADNGPNEGDRLLDWDGAYNLYTHCNAAYGGFNDVRQHSPTWQDFLQRWVVGLGAGQAASDATTNGTSAFVELALVYSGVDKDHGSGKAYPATPGHFDNPNACAE from the coding sequence ATGTCCCGCAACCGCCGCTTCTTCCGTCCTGCCAGCCGCTCGCTGTTGGCGAGCGTGGTCGCCGTCGCGACCGGCGTGGCGTACGTCGGGATCTCAGTCCCGATCAGCCCGGCGACGGCAGCCGACAACGACACCGAGAGCCTGATCGCGCTCTGGGATCAGCTCGAGGGCTTCGTCCCGAGCCTCGCAGGCGTCGGCGCCCTCGGCGCCTCGCTGCCGGGTCTTGGCGTTGCGCCGGGCAGCGCGTCCGGCCTCGGGCTCGAGGACGCTCTCGCGGAGGCGCGGACCTCAGTCCTCGGTGAGTTCGCGACCGCAACGACGGTCAACGACCTCATCAGCAGGATCCACAACAAGTCCGGACCGATCGCGGGTGGCCGGCAGATCTCGTTCACCGCGGTGAAGGACGGCAGCCAGCCCAAGATCGACGTCACGGTGAGCATCGACCGGGTCGACGCCCCGGCGTCGCTCGACGTCCTCGGGGACGAGCCCCTCGGCGCCGGCTACCCGCCCTTCAGCCTCACCTCCGACGGCGGCGTCGAGCTCGACCTCGGCCTCGACATGTCCTTCTCGTTGCTCTACACGGCTGGCAGCTCCGCCGCCTCCGCCATCAGCCCCCCGGTGGCGACCGTCTCGCTGGGCGCCGACTTCGGTGATGCCGTCGACGTCCCCGCGGGTGTGGGCATCCTGGGGGTCGTCCTCGGTGACGCCTCGGAATTCGACCTCGACGGCTCGCTGTCCATCGCCTTCGACGACCCGGACAACGACGGACGGTTGGCGTTCGACAACCCGTCGACGGTCACGCCGCTCGACGGTGAGCTGTCAGCGGCGGGGGCAGGGGCGGGCCTCGCGACCGCGTCCATCACGGCCGGGACGGTGACCGGGTCGCTCGACGTAGAAGCAGCTCCGGACTCCGGGCTCGGGTTCTCTCTCCCGGGTGCGACCGGGACTGTGGGGCTCGTTGGCGACCTTCCTGCGGGCACACTCGACGTGACGATCCCAACCGGGTCGTTCGACGCGGTCAAGGCGTTCCTCACCTTGACCACGCGGGACCTCGCGCAGGGCCTCGCCTCCGCGGTGTCGACCGTACTGAGCATGCAGAACGCGACCGACCTCGAGCTGCCGTTCATGCGCGGCGACTACGCCTCGGCGATCGCGGCCGTGAAGGACATCCAGTCCTACCTCGAGGCCAACGTGCCCGAGGCCGAAGCCGGCGAGACGCCCGGCCGCCCGACGTTCAGCTCGCTCCAGGCCCTGCTCAAGGGGCTCGACGACGTCGGCGCGGGCGAGGGACTCGAGATCGGCGGGATCAGCTTCGACTCGACCGCCGGCGCCGAGCGCCTGGCGTTCACGATCACCGCCACCAACGACGGTGCCGAGGTCGACCTCAACCCGATCGAGTCCCCGCTGAGCGGCGACGCGAACTACACCGACACGCAGCTGATCGACTCGGCCGCCGACTTCACCGCCGACCTCATCGGTCGCACCGTCACCGCCGGAGGCGCAAGCGGACTCATCGCGTCGGTCCCGAACGCCACCACGCTGACGCTCAGCGCCACACCCTTCTTCGTGGAGGAGGAGCCCGCGGCCCCCGCGCCGGACGTCCTCTGGAAGGGCGGTCGGCCGGCGGACGGCAGCAGCTACAGCGTCGCTGCTGCGGACCCGAAGGTCGGTGCTGTCGAGTTCGCGGACGAGCTGGGTGACCCGGCCTCGGGCGCGATCACCAACGCCAACGCGATCTCTGCCGTGGCGAAGGTGACGCCGACCTTCGAATTGACCCTCCCGCTCGTCCTGGACCTCAGCCCGCCCAGCACCTCCGACTGCGACCCGAGCACCGGGACCGCCGTCTGCCCCCACAGCTACGTGTCCAATGGCATCACCGAGATCATCAACTCGCTGCCGCGCACGGCCGATCGCTTCCTGCTCGACGTCGACGCCTTCGCGCTGACGGCTGACGCTGACATCGAGACCTCCGTCGACATCGAGGCCAAGGTGGGCTTCCTCGCCGTCAAGATCGACGGTGACCTCAAGACCTGCACGCGCAAGGACACGCCGGAGCCGACCTGCCCCGCCACCCCGACGACCGACAACGACCTGCTCACTGTCGGGATCAAGCCGATCGCTGGCTACGCCGACGGGCTGGTGCCGCTCTCGGTCTTCGTCGAGCGACTGGGTGACGCCATCACGGCCGACGCCGACGGCGAGGACGCAGCCGCGGCCATCCTCGACATCGCGGTCGAGGGGCAGGCCTACGCCGACCTCCAGATCTCCGTGCCCGGCTCCGCGAGCTTCTTCGGCGGCGGGGCCTCTGCCGGCGTCACGATCTCCATGCCCGACATCACCGATCCGCTGGACGTCGACGTGACGCCGACGGGCAGCCTCGGCGACCTGGGCAGCTTCGACCTCGACACGTCGAACCCGCTAGCCCTCTTCGGTGCGGTGCTCGCGGCGCTGCAGGAGGTCTCGTCGAAGGTCTCCAGCTTCGAGGGCGCGGGCGCTCTCGACACCGACCTCCCGCTCCTCGGGCGGTCCTTCAACGACGTCGTCGGCTCGGGGGCGTCCGGCGGCGGTGACGGTGTCGCTTACACCCCTGGAACCGGCGGCACCACCCTCACCGACAGCAGCAAGTCCTTCAACGAGTCCTACGTCGGGCGCACCGTCCTCGTCGGTTCCAAGGAGGCTGTGGTCGTCAGCGTGCCCGGCGGCACCGGCTCCTCGGTGATCATCAGCCCGGCGCTGGCACCGGCACCCGAGGACCTCCCTGCCGACGGAACGCCCTACACGATGAGCTCCGAGCTGCAGGGCCTGATCAACCTGCTCGAGAACACCCCCAGCGACGACCTCCAGTCGCTCCTGGACTTGCTGGCCGACCAGCTCGGTGTCACCCCCGACGGCAACAGCGGCGCCACCTTCAACGTGGTCCCAGGGACCTCCGGCGACCCCGACGCGCTGCGCATCGACCTGTCCTGGTTCCGTGGCTACGAGTCCGAGCTCCCGCTCGACTTCGCCTTCGACCTCGGAGGCAGCCGTTCGCTCGTCGGCGCCCAGGGCAGTGGTCTCCTCGACGTCACCGTGACCGGCGAGGTCAAGCTCGGCCTGCTCATCCCGCTCGACGCGACGACTCTCGCGAACCCGGTCGCAGCGCTGCGCATCGACCCGACCACCTCGAGCGTCAAGGCCGCGATCGACGTCGACGGCGACGGCGCACGGCTGTCTGCCAACCTCGGCCCGTTCCAGATCTCGCTCGGCAACCCGGACGAGAACGCCGAGGCAGGCACCGAGCTGCAGGCCGGGCTGGCTGTCGCCCTCGACAGCGACCAGACCTCGCCGCAGACCATCGGCGACTTCATCACGAACCTCAATGCGCCTGACATCACCACCAGCGGGGCCGACTGCGCCAGCGACGACACCGACGTGCCGCTCGCCTTCTGCGCCGTGCTGCCCACGTACCTCAACGGCCAGCCGGTCACAGCAGACGGGAACGACAACCCGAGCTTCATCGTGCGCCTGCCACTCGGCGCCGACCTGCCCTCGACGTTCTCGCTCAGCGGTGCCCTCTCGGACTCCAAGCCGCGGTTCGAGGCCCCCGACGGTCTCGCTGCGGCGCTGGCTGAGGCGGCGCTGAACCTCTCGGCCTTCGGCGACGGGTTCTTCGGCTACCTCGAGTTCCTCGAGTCCGCCCTCCGCACGGCGAGCTTCGAGGGCAAGCTTCCGCTCATCGGCAAGGACCTCCAGGCTGGCAGCGCCTTCATCGACGACCTGGGCGCGCGCATGCAGACCGCCCTGGGAGGCATCGATCCCACGGCCACGTCCGCGGGACAGCTGCGTGAGTTCCTCAAGACCAAGGTCGAGCCGAACATGCCGCGCTTCGGCGACTTCGACTTCGACGTCGAGTGCGTCGAGGGTGCGTCCCTCGGGGCGATCGGCAAGCCGGACGTGACCCCGACGTCCGACGGGACCGACGACCAGACCTACCGCTACAAGATCGTGGCCTTCGCCGTCACCGACGGCGTGAACGTCGACACGAAGCCGAGCGCCGGGTCCGACCCCGTCCTCAACAAGGCGACGCTCGACGCGACCGACAACAAGAACAAGGTCGAATGGACGAAGGACGACAAGGCCGACGGCTACAAGGTCTACCGGGCGGTCGGCGCGGGAGTCCCCGGTGACTCCGACTACAAGCTGCTCACGACCATCGCCGATGGCACCGTCGAGACCTACACCGACGACGGGACGCACCCGCCGACGGACGACCTCGTCCCGTCGACGACCGAGCCGTGCCCCGACGACACGCCGGCCGACCAGGTCAAGGGCTTCACGCTCGCGATCGACCTCCGTCAGGGCGACGTCCAGCCGGGCGGCGGCTGCGAGGACGGGACGGGAGTGGGTTACCGCGACGAGTCCGACAAGGCCTGCCTCGGGGGCAACGTGCCCTTCGACATCGGCATCCCCGGCCTGGCCCTCCGCTCGACCGAGGACACCGTGACCAGCGGCTTCGGCATCGACGTCGGGTGGGAGCTGCACCTGAAGATCGGCCTCAACCGCGAGGACGGCTTCTTCGTGCAGACGCAGGATCGCGCGGAGCCCGAGTTCCAGCTCGGCGCTGACGTCAGCACCGGTGACCTGCAGGCGCAGATCGCCTTCATCAACATCGACAAGACCGACGGGCCGGCGTCGACCGCCCCCGACGTCGCTGCGCTCTTCGCGATCGACCTCAAGGACGGCGCGGGGGCCGACGACTGCCACGCCCCCAATGCGGACGCGGACACCGACACCCCGGCTGTGGCCTGCGTGGCCAAGCAGGAGCCGCGCCTGACCTTCTCCGACATCCAGGACGCCTCGTCGATCACCGACCTGGTCAAGCCGCTCCTCACCGCCAACGTCGACCTCGACTGGCACCTCGCGGCGCGGCCCGGCACCGGGTCGGCGATGCCCGGCATCCACACGAACTTCCGGCTCCTGTGGGGGTGGACGAGCGACGCACCGACGGACCTCGACGGCCTGTCGATCGCGTTCAACGACGTCTCGATCGATGCTGGCGAGCTGCTCGGCAACGTCATCAAGCCGATCATCCAGCAGGTCGTCGACGTGCTGAAGCCGGTGCAGCCGGTCCTCGACGTCCTCTTCGAGCGGGTGCCCGTCCTGTCCGACCTCGCCGAAGCGGTCGGTGGCGACCCCATCACGATCGCGTCGCTCGCCGAGGCCTTCAACACCCTCGCGGGCGGGCCGGACATCGGGCCGTTCCTCGAGGTCGTCAAGAACATCCGCGACCTCCTCAAGGCCATCGGCGGCGACTGCCCGACCGACGCCCCGTGCATCGACATCGGTGACTTCCAGTTGCTGGCGCCGAAGGCGGTTTCGACGGACGCCAACCCGGCGACCGCCGACTCGCTCATCAACAAGACCGGCGGCGGCTACAACGTCCAGGAAGACCTCGTCGACGACGTCAACGGCACGTCCACGGCGGCGATCGACAACAACAAGGCCGACGACGACCACATGGGCTTCACGTTCCCGTTCCTCGAGAACCCCGAGTCGGTGTTCGGCATCCTCGTGGGTCAGGACGTCGACCTGGTGAAGTTCGACTCCGGAGACCTTTCCATCGGCTTCGACTTCCAGCAGTCGTTCGGCCCGGTCTACGCGCCCCCGCCCGTCAACATCGTGGTCGGCGGTGGCGCGTCGGTGACCCTGCGCATCGTCGCGGGCTTCGACACCTACGGCATCCGCAAGGCGATCGAGATCGGCAAGCCGACCGTCGGGATTCTCGACAGCCTGTTCTTCTACACGACCGACGACGCCGGCACCCCGCTGCCGGTCGTGCAGTTCGAGGGCTATCTGCAGGCCGGCGCGTCGCTGAACCTCGTGATCATCGAGGTCGGAGTCGTCGGCGGCGTCAAGCTCACGATCAACTTCTACTGGAACGACCCCACCAACGACGGCAAGTTCAGGTTCCTCGAGTTCCTGGCGACAGCTCTCAGGAACCCGATCTGCCTGTTCAACGTCGGTGGTGAGCTCTCGTTGTTCATCAAGGTGTTCATCACCCTGGGGATCAGTCCATTCAGCACGACCTTCGACTTCACCCTGGTCGAGGTCACGCTGCTCGAGTTCAATCTGAAGCCGAACTGCACACCACCACCACCCAAGCTCGGCGGCGTCTCAGGCGACACGCTCTACCTGTTCGCCGGCAAGTGGGGCGGGCACGAGCAGCGCGCCCCGGGATACGGCGCGGACTACCCGTTCGCCGCCAACGGCGCGGACGAGAAGTGGGTCGTCCGGCAGTACAAGGCGAAGCTCGCCTTCGACCCCGACGACGACGGTCCCAAGCCTGAGCAGTCGGCTGAGGATGCGAAGATCACCGTGACCGCGCTGGGCATCACGGAAGAGTTCCCCGACACCGGTATCAACAACGTCGTCCTAGACGGCGAGGGCTACGCCGGTGCGCTGCAGGTGACCTTCAACGGGGGCAACGCCGCGTCACCGTTCGACAAGTCGGTCGTCGTCGCCACGGGTGACGGCAAGGACGTCGTGCGCACGGGCATCGGCAACGCCGTCATCGACACCGGCGGTGAGATGGACCAGGTCACGACCCTGGAGCGCACCGACCTCACGACGGCCGTCGATACCAAGACGGCGCTCGTCTCCGGTGGTCTCGGGCCGGACGTCATTACCGTGGGCAACGGCAAGAACACCGTCCTCGGCGACAAGGGCCTCGCCCTCAAGCGAGCCGAGGGCACGGTCGACGTCACGACCGCTGAGCCCGGCCCGGTGTCCGTGCCGCTGACCAAGCCGCTCCTCGGGACCACGCACACCGCACCGGACGAGCCCGGCGCGGACGTCTCCGGTGGCGCGGCAGACCAGATCTCCGCCGGCCTCGGTGGCTCGAAGATCTACGGCAACGACGGTGACGACCGGATCGGCACGGCCAACGACAGTCCGCAGGCAGCTCTGGCCGAGAACGCCGACGACCCGACGCCGTTCCTCGCCAAGACCAACCGGATCGTCGGTGGCGCCGGCAGCGACAAGATCAAGAGCGGTAGCGCCAGCGACACGATCTTCACCGGGCTCGAGGTCGAGATCGGTGAGGACGACTTCGGCGACGGTGACACCGGTGGTGACACGAGCAGTCACGAGAACTCGGTCGACACCGGTGCCGGCTCCGACACGGTCTACGGCAGCGAGGCAAAGGACTTCGTCACGACGCACTCGCTCGTCGTCGACGGTGAGCCGCAGACGGCAACCGTCTTCGGCGGTGACAACGACGACGTCATCATCGGCGGCCTCGGCACCGACGAGATCTTCGGCGGACCCGGCAACGACTACCTCGTGGCTGGCCCGGCGACCGTGTCGAGCGACACCCCCGTCGCCGACCAGCTCGGCAACGCGCGACGCGTCGAGCAGCAGCCAATAGTGGGTGTTGCGAGCCAGAAGCTCCTCGTCGGCGGAGGCGGCGACGACCGCATCTACGGCGTCGATGGCCCGGCCGAGATCCACGGCGATCACAGCGACATCGCCTGCCCCGTACCTGCGGAAGACCGCGACTACGTGTCACAGGCCCCGGAGGAGAACCCCGTCACCGGGGACACCCCCCTGCCCGCAGGGCTCGAGAGCAACTGGGACGGGACCGACCTCGTCCTCGGCGGCGAGGGCGTCGACCTGGTCAACGCCGGCGGCGAGAACGACTTCGTCTACGGCTACGGCGCCGACGACCAACTGTGCGGCAGTGGCGGTGACGACACGATCTTCGCCGGGAACGACGAGGACTCGATCTTCGCTGGCAGCGGCGACGACAAGGCCTACGGCGAGAACGACACCGACGAGGTCTTCGGCAACGACGGCGCCGACTCGCTGTTCGGGCAGCTCGGCACCGACCGCATCGAGGGCGGCGCCGGCTCCGACTTCGCGTCCGGTGGCGACGCCAGCGACCTCGTGATCGGTGGCTCCTCGAAGACCGGCCTGGCCGACGCCGGTGACCAGCTCTACGGTGACGAGGGAGAGGACGTACTGATCGGGGACAACGCCGACAGTCCGAGCATCTCGTCGTACCCGGAGGACCTGGAGACGGCGGATGGCCTCGTGGCCTTCGCCGGGACCGACTACGTCTACGGCGGCAACGGCAACGACCTCGCCTACGGCGGTCTCGAGGGCGACTTCGTCTACGGCGGCAACGGAGACGACGATCTCGAGGGCAACGGCGGCTCGGACGACGTGTTCGGCGAGCTCGGCGCAGACAACATCATCGGCGGGTCGAGCCAGATCCCGCTGGATGTCGGCCAGAACTCCATCGGGCAGCCGGACGTCGGCGATGACCTGTTCGGTGGCACGTCCGAGGACGTGATCGCCGGTGACAACGCGGTCCTTCTCAGGACCGGGACGTTCACCGACATCACGCTCGGCAGGCCCGCTGCGGCGGCCCGCAACATCCGGCTCCTCGACCTCGGCTACAGCCCTGATCTGGACAACTCGGGAGGGGACACCATCAGCGGTGGACCCGACCCGGACGTGATCCTCGGGCAGGACGACGAGGACCTGATCCACGGTGACGACGGCGACGACTACGCCGAGGGCGGTCAGGACAACGACACCGTCTATGGCGACGGCGGCGAGGACGACCTCGTCGGCGGTGGCCACGTCGTCCACAACGGGTCGGGTCAGGAGCGGGACGGCCAGCTCGACGCCGGCGACACGATCTACGGCGGCGACGCCGGCGACGTCGTCCTCGGTGACAACGGTCAGGTGCTCCGCAACCAGGCGGACAAGAGCGACATCACCGAGAACCGCGGCATCACAGCGCGCACCATCGAGATCTACGACCTCGTAAGCGCTGGGCCCGAGGCCAACACGTCGGGCGCAGACTGGCTGCTCGGCCAGGACGAGGCCGATGTGCTCCTCGGTCAGAGCGGTACCGACCGGATCACCGGCGGTGCGGCTCAGGACTACGCCGAAGGTGGCCCCGACGCCGACTGGGTCGAGGGCAACACCGGCCGTGACGACCTGCTTGGTGGCTCGTCGACCACGGTGGGCGACAACACCGGGCGCGACGCGATCGGTCAGCCGGACACCTTCGACGTGGTCTGGGGCCAGGAGGGTGACGACCTCGTCATCGGCGACAACGCCGTCGTGAGCAGGGTCGGCGATCCTCATGAGCTCACGGTGCGGATCGGGACCGATGACCTCACTGGTGCCCTCACCGGCAGCCTCACCGACGGGCGGGCGATCCAGCTGCTCGACCTCGGTGGCGAGATCGACTCGGCAGGCACGCTCGTCACGCCCGCCGGTCAGTACGGCGACGACTGGCTCTCCGGCCAGAACGGCGTCGATGTGGTCCTCGGCCAGGACGGCGCGGACAAGATCTCTGGCGGCAGCGCCGACGACTACGCAGAGGGTCAAGGTGCCGGCGACTCGATGCTCGGCGACGACGACCTCGTCGGGGTGCCGGTGGACCCGGTACCGGCCACTGTGGCGAACGAGTGGCCTGGCCTCGCCACGGCCGATTACGACGCCGACGGCGGAGTCGACGGTCAGGACGAGCTGATCGGCGGCAAGTCCGAGGTCGGGTTCCGTGATGGTGACGACGTCATCAAGGGCAACGGCGAGAGCGACTTCGTCCTCGGCGACAACGGCACTGCGGTGCGCGACACCGAGGGACTGCCGACTGCTCTTGTCGACCGCCCCTACGCGCTGCGCTACGCGTCACCGACGCCGGCCAACGCTGCCAAGATCCGGGAGGCGGACAGCAACTTCCCGTCCACCCGGTTCTGCAACGCGGCTCTGGCGCTCTGCGAGCGGGGCGGTGCCTCCGGTGCCGACCAGCTGTTCGGCAACGCAGGCGACGACTTCCTGTACGGCCAGGACGGCGCGGACGTCATCTGGGGTGGTAGCGAGGACGACGACATCTACGGCGAGCTGGGCGATGACCGGCTCTTCGGCGAGGCGGGCGACGACGCCATCCTCGGCGACCGTGGTGGCGTCAGAGACCGCTTCGAGACCGGCGGCGAGGCGTTCAACCTGTCGGTCACGCAGGTGCCGAAGGTGTCGTACGAGGGCTTCTCGGCCGGCTCCGTGACCCGCATCACCGATCTGCTCCACGACGTCAACGGCGACGTGTTCGTGGGGGCGGGAGCGGGCGACAAGATGCCGCACAACGGTCTGGAGGAAGGTGGCGTCGACCGGATCCGTGGTGGGCTCGACGACGACTCGATCCACGCCGGGTTCGGGGACGACCTCGCCAACGGTGACAGCGGCGGCGACGCGGTCTTCGGAGACGACGGCGCCGACCTGCTGTGGGGTGGCAAGGGCTGTGACGACTCCGCGCCCAACGAGGCCACGAACCGGCCGTACTGCTACCCCAGTGGCGTCTTCGACCCGGCGCCGCACCTGGCGGGCGGGGAGACCAACCCGGCGGTCACCGACTACGTCGTCGGTGGCAAGGGCGGCACCTCGCCCGAGTCGCTCGCCGGCTCGTCTGGCTCGGACATCCTCGACTGGCGACCGCGTGGCACCTACGAACCAGGGACCGGGTGCACCGATAACGCCTGGCCAGTGGACCTGGCCCCGGTCGGCAAGAAGGGCACCTCGACCACCATCGATCCGTGCTCGTGGTTCGAGATGACCGACATCCACGACGCCATCACCACGAACAACCAGCACCACCAGGGCGTCGACTGGCAGTACGGCGGCTGGGACCGCGACGTCATGCAGGCCGACGTGGCGGACAACGGCCCCAATGAGGGTGACCGGCTGCTGGACTGGGACGGTGCGTACAACCTCTACACGCACTGCAATGCGGCGTACGGCGGCTTCAACGACGTCCGCCAGCACAGCCCGACGTGGCAGGACTTCCTGCAGCGCTGGGTGGTGGGGCTGGGCGCTGGGCAGGCCGCAAGCGACGCCACGACGAACGGGACCTCTGCCTTCGTCGAGCTCGCGCTGGTCTACTCCGGGGTCGACAAGGACCACGGGTCTGGGAAGGCGTATCCGGCGACACCGGGGCACTTCGACAACCCGAACGCCTGCGCGGAGTAG